Sequence from the Flavobacteriales bacterium genome:
GAAAAAACTTGGGGGCACAGATACATTTATAAGTCTTTACAAGACAAACATAAATGGGCTAGTTCGGCTGATGCTGGTGTTTCTGTTGATTACCAATTCAATGATAAATTAAGTGTTGATGCTCAGGTTCTTAATGGCGAAGGTTATAAAAAAGAACAAGAAGCCAATGGTTTGTTCAGAGGTAGTGTTGGCTTAACTTACGACGCTTCGGAAAATGTAGTAGTACGAGTAATAAGAGATGTTGTGCCAAGAGAATCTTATGGTGACAACGATGCCCACCAAAGTACAACTAGTGCTGCATTAGCATACAAAGGAGATGGCTTTAGCTTAGGTGCTGAATACAACCTTCAAGAAAATGCTAAAAATGTATTGGATCAAGAGCGTACAGGTATTTCTGCTTATGGTAGCTATAACTTAAATGATGGTATGTCATTGTTTGCCAGATACGATGAGTTAAGTTCAGAAAATGACTGGAACTTATCTAAAGACGGTACATTTATGATTGTCGGTGTACAAAAGCAAATGGTAAAGGGTTTAAAAGTAGCCTTAAACTACCAAAGCTGGACTGCAGCAACTGAAAATGCTGAAGCTGAAAGTTCAGTATTCATGAATTTGGAGTTTAAGTTTTAAACTTTTCTTTTAGTAAAATTTAAAAGCGAGGCTAAGTCCTCGCTTTTTTTATTTACCATAATTGGCAAGCCCACAATTAACACTTTTTACAATTCCTTAACATTAGAGTTTTAGATTTTACAAATACTTAATATGAGCATAAGCTTTACTTTCAATTGACCGTATATGTTTGTACCATAATTTAAAACTATAAACACAATATGAAAACATTAGGAAAATTAATCTTAGGTATCGCAACAATTGCTCTTACTGCATGTGGAGGTGGCGAACAAAAATCCAATCAATCAGAACTTAGTGGAGCTATAAAAATTGATGGCTCAAGTACTGTCTATCCAATTACTGAAGCCGTAGCTGAAGAATTTAGAGTGATTCAACCTGCTGTGAATGTTACTGTTGGTGTTTCTGGAACTGGTGGTGGTTTTAAAAAGTTTATGAGAGGAGAGATAGACATCAACGATGCTTCTCGACCTATCAAAGCTAAAGAAGCTACAGCCTGTGAAGAAATCGGTATCGGATACCAAGAATTGAGTGTTGCTTATGATGGTTTAGCAGTACTAATCAATCCTGAAAATGATTGGGTTGATTATTTAACTGTTGAAGAGTTGAAAAAAATATGGATACCTGAGGCACAAGGAAAAGTAATGTACTGGAGTGATGTCAGAGAAGGCTGGCCTAAAGAAGAACTTCACCTTTTTGGACCTGGTGTGGCATCAGGTACATACGACTATTTTGCCGAAGCTATTTGCGGTAAAAAAGTAGGAACACGAGGAGATTATACTGCCTCAGAAGATGACCATGTACTAGTTCAAGGTATAGCGACAGACAAAAATGCTTTAGGGTTTTTTGGATTGGCATACTATGAAGAAAATAAAGACAAACTAAAATTGGTAGGTGTAGATAATGGAAATGGTGTAGTTATGCCATCTTTAGAAACGGTTGGAGATGGATCGTATGCTCCCCTTTCAAGACCAATCTTTATATATGTAAGTAGTCTAGCTGTTCAAAAAGAAGAAGTTAAAGAATTTGTTTCATTCTATCTTGAAAGTGCTTCATCTTTAGTTTCAGAAGTAGGATACATTCCTCTTCCTGACACTGAGTACGCTAAAGAAATTGAAAAATTCAACGCCTTTGTAAAATAAAAAGCAATTTTTCATAGTAATAAAACTTTTTTTCATTGTGTAAAAGGTTAATTACTATTCATATCCAAGCAACCTAGGTTGCTTGGATAATTAAATAAAAATGAATAGAAAAGCAAAAGAAAATATCGTTGAGTTCCTACTCAAAAGTAGTGCAGCAATTACCATACTCACTACATTAGGAATTATTTGGGTTCTCTTGTCGGAGAGCTTTACTTTTTTTGAGGAAGTTTCAATAGTAGATTTTCTTACTGACGACCAATGGACACCCTTATTTGCTAACAAGCATTTTGGGATTATGCCACTTATTTCTGGTACATTGTTGACTACATTTATTGCTGTTTCTGTTGCCCTACCTGTTGGACTTACTATAGCTGTATATCTTAGCGAATATGCCCCTAAAA
This genomic interval carries:
- a CDS encoding PstS family phosphate ABC transporter substrate-binding protein yields the protein MKTLGKLILGIATIALTACGGGEQKSNQSELSGAIKIDGSSTVYPITEAVAEEFRVIQPAVNVTVGVSGTGGGFKKFMRGEIDINDASRPIKAKEATACEEIGIGYQELSVAYDGLAVLINPENDWVDYLTVEELKKIWIPEAQGKVMYWSDVREGWPKEELHLFGPGVASGTYDYFAEAICGKKVGTRGDYTASEDDHVLVQGIATDKNALGFFGLAYYEENKDKLKLVGVDNGNGVVMPSLETVGDGSYAPLSRPIFIYVSSLAVQKEEVKEFVSFYLESASSLVSEVGYIPLPDTEYAKEIEKFNAFVK